The following proteins are encoded in a genomic region of Micromonospora olivasterospora:
- a CDS encoding FAD-binding protein — MAERDGLSTVGLDPPKSNWAQRIDRPPFYGVAMRPGITFTYLGVAVTEQAHVRRQDGGVFRNVFAAGEIMSGNILSTGYLAGFGMTIGTVWGRIAGREAARHARG, encoded by the coding sequence ATGGCGGAGCGGGACGGCTTGTCCACGGTCGGCCTCGATCCGCCCAAGAGCAACTGGGCCCAGCGCATCGACCGGCCGCCGTTCTACGGCGTGGCGATGCGGCCGGGGATCACCTTCACCTACCTCGGTGTGGCGGTCACCGAACAGGCACACGTCCGGCGCCAGGACGGCGGCGTGTTCCGCAACGTCTTCGCTGCAGGGGAGATCATGTCGGGAAACATTCTGTCGACCGGGTACCTGGCCGGTTTCGGGATGACCATCGGAACGGTGTGGGGACGCATCGCCGGTCGAGAGGCGGCGCGCCATGCCCGTGGATGA